The Chryseobacterium sp. JV274 sequence TCCAAAAGGAAGAATCATTGAAATATACGGTCCTGAGTCTTCAGGTAAAACAACATTGACCCTTCATGCTATTGCTGAAGCTCAAAAAGCAGGTGGTATTGCTGCATTTATTGATGCAGAGCACGCTTTTGACAGAACATATGCTGCTAAATTAGGAATTGATTTGGAGAACCTGATCATTTCTCAGCCAGACAATGGTGAGCAAGCTTTAGAAATTGCCGATAACCTTATCCGTTCAGGGGCTATTGATATCGTTGTGATTGACTCTGTTGCAGCTCTTACGCCAAAAGCTGAGATCGAAGGTGAAATGGGAGATTCTAAAATGGGTCTTCATGCAAGATTGATGTCTCAGGCATTAAGAAAGCTTACGGCTACTATTTCAAGAACGAAATGTACAGTGATCTTCATCAACCAGTTGAGAGAAAAGATCGGGGTAATGTTCGGAAACCCTGAGACAACTACCGGAGGTAACGCTCTTAAGTTCTATGCTTCTGTAAGAATTGATATCAGAAAAGCCAGTGCACCTATCAAACAAGGTGACGAAGCTATCGGTAGCCGTGTGAAAGTAAAGATTGTGAAAAACAAAGTAGCACCTCCTTTCAAGCAGGCAGAATTCGATATCATGTATGGTGAAGGAGTTTCTAAAGTAGGTGAGATCCTTGATACAGCAGTAGATATGGGAATTGTGAAGAAAAGCGGTTCTTGGTTCAGCTACGAAGAGACTAAACTTGGTCAGGGACGTGATGCTGTAAAAGATGTATTAAAAGACAATCCTGATCTTTCCGAGGAATTGGAAAACAAGATCAAAGAGGAAATGAAAAATAAATAATTTTTCAGGAAAATATAGAAAAGGCAGTCTTAGGATTGCCTTTTTTTGTTTTTAAATGGTTACGTTTTTTAAATACAAAGTTTTTATTTATAAACTGTACATTTTAAAGGGAGCAAAGGCAGAATCAATTTCATTGATCCTTTCTAATGTATTATTTAGTACTTAAAGTCGCTCATCATTGTTTCCTAAAAAAAAGTATTTGAATTACATATTCTTTGCGTTTAAATAAAACTTTTCTTAGATTCAAAATAAAAAGAGGTTGTCCATAGGTCAACCTCTTTTTAAGCTTTTATATTTTAAAAAAAATTATTCAGCAATTTTACCTTGAAGCTGAAGTGCACCAGTCACTTTCATTCCTTTTGTTGGAGTTTCAAATCTCATGTTCTCCTTATTAACGAAAGCATCGATAGTGAAGAAATCTTCATTCTCTTCATTTGTAATTAGTTTTAACTTCAGGATATATCCTTTAACAGTACCATCTTCTAGTAATTCTGTTTCCTTATAGTCTACAACCTGAGCAATAAAATCAAAACATGCATAGTTCGGAAGATCCTGGCTTGGTGCATAGGTTGTGAAGTCTTCACTCATTTTAGTCCCGTCAGGTAAATCAGTGTTTGTTTGAACATCAAGAATAAAAACAATTCCACTGATATTTACCTTCAGATGAGGCTGAGTCATGTATGTATTTCTATTTTCAGCATAATCTGTAGCAAAAAACCAAACTCCAAAAGTATCTCTGGCCGGACCCGCTACAATTGCCTGTAAGTTCAATGCATTTTCCCACTCTCTGATTGATCTTGTTTCAAAATCTAAAACATAATTAGTTTTTACCTCCGGAATTATTGTACTAAGCTCCTCTGTAACAATGGTTTTAAATCTTACATCTTCAAATTCTGTTTTGCTTTTATCTTCACCATCAGGATCTGCAACCGTGGACTGCATTAAAACAGTGGTAAGATATTGACCGTAATCTTTAGTCTGGAAATTCTCGTGACCAAAAACCCCGCTCCAGGTATTCACAAGATTATGAATATTTGATTTTCTTATGATAATTCCTGCTTCGTTAGTGGTCTCAGGAGCAGCAATTCCTTCTGTATTTGGAAAATAATCTTTGCCATCCACCAACTGATGATTCATGATTTCATTGTTTTCTTCGTGAGAAAACGATGCAAAACCTTTATAAGTGACATTTTGGTTTTCGAAAACATAAGGAAGTCCCGTTTTTGCCTTATCAGCTCCTTCAAAATGATAGGAAAGTGAAATCGCTTTGAACTCATCCTCTTTTGTCGCCGGATTATGATTATCATTATCATCAAACTGAGAGTGATATAAAATCATATAGGACTTAATCTTACCCTCCTGAAGTTCGTTTTCAAACTTTTCTTCCATTTGCCCGATCGCCTGTTGTGGAGCAAGTGCATAAGCATCTTCCGTTACCATATACGCAAAGCCTTCTACCTCACCATTTTCTTTTTCAAAAGCAGAAATAGGTGTATACTCGCCCCTTAACTGAAGCGCTATAGAATACACTATATAATCGTTATAAATCCTGATTTTTTCGTACTCATCATTTTTTACTTTTGGTTCTTCTACTTGTGATGAAGGGATTTCTGGTATTGTTTCTACAACTTCTTCCACCACTTCCTCTATTACTTTTTCCTCTGGCATTTCTATTTCCTGAACCAAAGTACTTATATTTTCCTGGTTGTTATTTTTCCTCTTAAAAAAATCAAAGATTCCCATACTGTTGTTTATAATTGGCGGTAAATATAATAAAAGTGTCCAACAGGCTCATCATAAAAAAAATGCCATTGTGTCAGTTTATCTTTTGTGATATATTTTTCTGAGAAAAATAAAAAACTCGGCGGAGCCTTTGGCTCCGCCGAGTTTTTTATTAATTAGGCTTATCATCTGTCAGCTCAAATCCCCAATCTTTTCCTTTTTGGGTGGCCGGGATACCTTTAGTCATCCAGACCGGAGCTTTAGCACCTTTAAGATAGTAATCAAAAAACTGCTGTTCACGGATTTGGATATCCTTTCTGTTCTGACGTTTTACAAGGTTGTGATCATCACCGTTATAATTAAGAAGCCATACCGGTTTTCCGAGACGACGCAACGCAGTAAACATCTCAATTCCCTGATACCATGGCACTGCTCCATCTTTATCATTACTCATAATAACAACCGGAGTTTGTACTTTATCAATGGTAAAAAGCGGTGAATTTTTAATATAAAGATCTGGAGCTTCCCATAGATTTTTCCCTAATCTACTCTGCGATTTCTCATACTGAAATTGCCTGTTCATCCCCGATGTCCATCGGATTCCGCCATATGCAGACGTCATGTTTACAACAGGAGCACCACTCCATGCTGCTGCATACATATTGGTATGAGCAATAAGATACGCTACCTGATAACCACCCCAGCTTTGCCCCTGAATTCCGATTTTAGTACCATCTACCCAGGAATTTTGTTTTAATTTTTCAACACCGGAATTAATGTATTCCATTGCAGATTCTCCGGGAAGACCATCGGTATATGAAATATCAGGAGTGAAAACCAGATATCCGTTGCTTACGAAATAAGAAATATTCAATCTTGAAGGCGTTGGAGCCGGTGCTACATAACGGTTCAGATTATCCGAAAGTTTTTCATAGAAATAGACAATCATAGGATATTTTTTATTCGGATCGAAATTTTCAGGTTTGTATAAAACTCCTGTAGATGTATTTCCTTTTGGTGTTGTCCAGTTTACCAATTCGTCTGTACCCCAATTATAATGGTTTTGCTGTGGATTGGTATCACTCAGCTTTTGTTGTTCTGAGAAATCTGATGTTGAAAAAATATTCGGAGAATCAGTGTATGATTCTTTTACTACAATATATTCTTCTGCATTTTTCGCTTTTTGAAGGCTTCTATATCCCCAGACATTTTCCATCTGGATTTTTACCGGATCAGAACTCGACTGAACAGATGTTTTAAAAATCCCATTCGCTTTGGATGTATTATCAAATGCTGATAAGTAAATGACAGATTTTCGGTTTAAGCTTTTAATATCTTTATCCAGATCGTAGGTATCAAATGTTATTTTATTTTTACGACCAAATCCGTTAGTGATATTTCTTGGTTTTTTTGAACCGTTCAGGAAAAATTCCCAAAGATCAAAACGGTCTTTGATAATCACAGATTCATCATTATTTGTCCATGATGCGATGCCATAAGAATTTGGAAAATCCGGCATATCAAACTCTTCATCCACAAAGGAAACAGGTATTTCGCTGCTTAAAGGCAGTATTTGCTTTGTTTTCACATTATAACTCAGCCATTTCCCTTTTTCTCTGTCAAAAATCACAACGAATTTCCCAAGTGGAGATACAGCAACCGAGCCATTCAGATTCTGAATAATTTCCGTTCTCTCACCTGTTTTATTATCAATCAGAAAATACGTTTTCTTTGTTGCACCTTCCCATTGCGAAGAAATACGGTTATTCAAACTTGTAATACCCAATGCAAATTCAGCATTTCCTTCGTTTACCAATCGTAATGTATCCAGGTCTTCAGCGTCAATATTTCTAAAGAAGTCCGGTTTTTCCGTCTGCATTACCGCAGCATAAGATTTTTTCAGATCATTTTTCAATTCTTTTAGCTGTACTGTTTGCAGATAATCATCTTTATAATTCCAGATATCTACAACCGCATGATCATTTGCAATCATCGCAGTATCTTTTGCTATAGGTTTTGGAGCAACGCCGAAATACAGCTGCTTTCCATTTTTACTGAATAAGGGTAAACGGTTTTCAGAAATCACCCAATTCTTCTTCATCTGTGAGTTTTCATTGGTGACCGTTTCTTTTTTATTTCCTTTAAAATTAAAGTAATACAGCTGATACAATTTCACCAGGTCATTTTGTGCAGAAGAAGTTCCTACAAATGCCAGCTGGTTACCCTCTTCATCAAAAGATAATTGTGAAAAATCCCCTTCCATTTCTGAAATATTAGTTACAGTCCCTTTTTGAAGATCTACAACCTGTACCGTTTGAAATGCAAATTTCTTTGGCTTTGATTTGTCGCTATCCTTCTTGTCTGCAGATTTTTCATCTTCAGAATCCTTCCCTTCTTTTTTATCCTTTTTAGGTTTTTCTTCCGGTTTTTTAGTCACAAAAACAAGCTGTTTTCCATTTTTGCTGAATTCATAGCGGATTACATTATCATATTCTGTAGTTTTCCCGTCCAAAAGATTTCGCACAACCAGCTGCAAAGGTTTTACATTTTTATCTTCATCCTTATTATCATCCCCATCTTCTTTATCAGAAGTATCGTCTGAAGATTTATCTTTTGTATTTTCCAGCAGATAAGCAACGTAGGAACCAGCTTTTTCAGGAATTTTAAAAGATTTTACATTAGGAATTTTCTCTGTTTTATTATTTAAAAAATCAACAACTGCAAGGCTGTCTTTTGTTAATTTATTTTTTTTAAGCTTTTTATCTTTTACCGCTTTTATATCTTTATACTGCGGACGGATCTGAAAAACAGCAAATCTGGAATCATTCGTAAAATCTACTTTTGTTCCTCTTGCAAACTTCTTTGTCATTTTATTTTTTACGGAATATAAAGAAAGGCTAGAATTTCCTTCCTGAGCATCCACAGAATAGGCAATCCATTTTCCGTCATTGGAAATTTTTCTTGCCCCAATATTTTGCCAACTGTCATAAACAGAATGGTCTAAAGGCTTTTTCTGTCCATAGACCCAGCAGGTCACCATGAGCAGAATAAAAACTGTACATTTCAACTTCATCTTTAAAAAATTTTTAATAATTAAAAGTAAGATATTTCTTTGACAAATCTATAGGATAAGACTGTTTCACGTTG is a genomic window containing:
- the recA gene encoding recombinase RecA, translated to MSNIDDKKKALALVLDKLDKTYGKGTVMTLGDQSIDNTIEVIPSGSLGVDIALGIGGYPKGRIIEIYGPESSGKTTLTLHAIAEAQKAGGIAAFIDAEHAFDRTYAAKLGIDLENLIISQPDNGEQALEIADNLIRSGAIDIVVIDSVAALTPKAEIEGEMGDSKMGLHARLMSQALRKLTATISRTKCTVIFINQLREKIGVMFGNPETTTGGNALKFYASVRIDIRKASAPIKQGDEAIGSRVKVKIVKNKVAPPFKQAEFDIMYGEGVSKVGEILDTAVDMGIVKKSGSWFSYEETKLGQGRDAVKDVLKDNPDLSEELENKIKEEMKNK
- a CDS encoding alpha/beta hydrolase family protein, which gives rise to MKLKCTVFILLMVTCWVYGQKKPLDHSVYDSWQNIGARKISNDGKWIAYSVDAQEGNSSLSLYSVKNKMTKKFARGTKVDFTNDSRFAVFQIRPQYKDIKAVKDKKLKKNKLTKDSLAVVDFLNNKTEKIPNVKSFKIPEKAGSYVAYLLENTKDKSSDDTSDKEDGDDNKDEDKNVKPLQLVVRNLLDGKTTEYDNVIRYEFSKNGKQLVFVTKKPEEKPKKDKKEGKDSEDEKSADKKDSDKSKPKKFAFQTVQVVDLQKGTVTNISEMEGDFSQLSFDEEGNQLAFVGTSSAQNDLVKLYQLYYFNFKGNKKETVTNENSQMKKNWVISENRLPLFSKNGKQLYFGVAPKPIAKDTAMIANDHAVVDIWNYKDDYLQTVQLKELKNDLKKSYAAVMQTEKPDFFRNIDAEDLDTLRLVNEGNAEFALGITSLNNRISSQWEGATKKTYFLIDNKTGERTEIIQNLNGSVAVSPLGKFVVIFDREKGKWLSYNVKTKQILPLSSEIPVSFVDEEFDMPDFPNSYGIASWTNNDESVIIKDRFDLWEFFLNGSKKPRNITNGFGRKNKITFDTYDLDKDIKSLNRKSVIYLSAFDNTSKANGIFKTSVQSSSDPVKIQMENVWGYRSLQKAKNAEEYIVVKESYTDSPNIFSTSDFSEQQKLSDTNPQQNHYNWGTDELVNWTTPKGNTSTGVLYKPENFDPNKKYPMIVYFYEKLSDNLNRYVAPAPTPSRLNISYFVSNGYLVFTPDISYTDGLPGESAMEYINSGVEKLKQNSWVDGTKIGIQGQSWGGYQVAYLIAHTNMYAAAWSGAPVVNMTSAYGGIRWTSGMNRQFQYEKSQSRLGKNLWEAPDLYIKNSPLFTIDKVQTPVVIMSNDKDGAVPWYQGIEMFTALRRLGKPVWLLNYNGDDHNLVKRQNRKDIQIREQQFFDYYLKGAKAPVWMTKGIPATQKGKDWGFELTDDKPN